The DNA sequence CGGCGTTCGTCGCGGTGCTGTGCGTGATGTCGCAGCGGGCGCTCCCCCGCCGCCGCCCCGACGAGGGCGGCGAGCGCGCCGGGGTGCCCACCGTCGGCCTGGTCGTGCTCACCGGCGCCACCGCGGCGGTCTCCATCGCGAGCATCGCCTCGTCCACTGCCGTCATCGTGGCGCTCGCTGCGGTGGGCGTCGCAGCGCTCGCGGTGTTCGTCGCGGCCGAGCGGCGCACGCGGGTCACGGTGCTGCCCCGGTTCGCCTATTCGCTGCGCTCGCCGCTGCCGTGGGTGTATCTGGGGATCGTGGCGCTGGCCATCGGGTCGACCACCGAGACGTTCGTGCCGCTGTTCGGCCAGCACCTGGGCGGCATGGAACCCTTCGTCGCGGGCATGCTCGGCGCCGCGATCTCCTGGGGCTGGTCCATCGCGTCGATCCTGTCCACCTACGCCACCGCCGAACGCTCCACCACTGCCATCAAGATCGCCGGTCCGCTCGTGCTCGCGGCCGGCCTCCTGGGCTACGGGCTGCTGCAGGCCGACGACCCGTCCGGGCTGACGGTCACCGGCTGGTTCATCACGCTCGCCGTCGCCGGGGCGGGCATCGGGATGGCGTTCGCCCACTTCATCACCGCCGCCATTTCCAGCACCGACGACGAGGCCGACGCCGCGAAGGCCTCCGCGGGCGTGAACACGGTGCAGCTGATCTCCAACACGTTCGGGTCGGCTCTGGCCGGGCTGCTGGTGGCTGTCGGCGGGCCGTCGCTGGTGGGGTCGGCGCGGCTGCTCAACTTCGGGTTCGCCGGCGTCGCCGCGGTGGGCGTGCTGTTCGCGGTCGCGGCCGCCCGTCGGGGACGGAGCGCGGCGGGCACGGCCGTCGGGTGATCCCGCGCCTGAGAAGAATCTACATATTTCTAGTGTTGAATCTAGAGAGTGGAATATTCACCTGACTTCGCGCGAGCGGTTTCCGGCGCGGGCCGCTACCGTCGCTGTCATGGGTGAGATGAAGCGGCGCATGCTCTCCGGCGAGCCGTACCGCGACGACGACGGCACACTGCTCGCCGAGCGCCTGGCCTGCCGACGCGCGCTCGACGAGTTCAACGGCGCCCCCGCCGACGACGACGAGCACCGTGTAGC is a window from the Tomitella gaofuii genome containing:
- a CDS encoding MFS transporter — translated: MTGTPHDDTAPPNETPAQQNARIGAGTWRELFGPAYRASAVVLAGGVAAYATNIYLTTSLLPNAVEDIGGEQYYAWAMTVFLLASVITSMFVGVSLRNSGPRRSYLIGFGVFAVGSLVCAAAPTMAVMLAGRAVQGLGGGLLTGLAFAVLRSALPERLWPRAVALISAMWGVGNILGPVLGGLFAQLGAWRGAFLLLAAFVAVLCVMSQRALPRRRPDEGGERAGVPTVGLVVLTGATAAVSIASIASSTAVIVALAAVGVAALAVFVAAERRTRVTVLPRFAYSLRSPLPWVYLGIVALAIGSTTETFVPLFGQHLGGMEPFVAGMLGAAISWGWSIASILSTYATAERSTTAIKIAGPLVLAAGLLGYGLLQADDPSGLTVTGWFITLAVAGAGIGMAFAHFITAAISSTDDEADAAKASAGVNTVQLISNTFGSALAGLLVAVGGPSLVGSARLLNFGFAGVAAVGVLFAVAAARRGRSAAGTAVG